From the genome of Neomonachus schauinslandi chromosome 5, ASM220157v2, whole genome shotgun sequence, one region includes:
- the ARL6IP1 gene encoding ADP-ribosylation factor-like protein 6-interacting protein 1, whose translation MAEGDNRSTNLLAAETASLEEQLQGWGEVMLMADKVLRWERAWFPPAIMGVVSLVFLTIYYLDPSVLSGVSCFVMFLCLADYLVPILAPRIFGSNKWTTEQQQRFHEICSNLVKTRRRAVGWWKRLFTLKEEKPKMYFMTMIVSLAAVAWVGQQVHNLLLTYLIVTFLLLLPGLNQHGIILKYIGMAKREINKLLKQKEKKNE comes from the exons ATGGCGGAGGGAGATAATCGCAGCACCAACCTGCTG GCTGCAGAGACTGCAAGTCTGGAAGAGCAGCTGCAGGGATGGGGAGAAGTGATGCTGATGGCTGATAAAGTCCTCAGATGGGAAAGAGCCTGGTTTCCACCTGCCATCATGGGTGTGGTTTCTTTGGTGTTTCT gactATCTACTATCTAGATCCATCTGTTCTGTCCggtgtttcctgttttgttatgtttttgtgCTTGGCTGACTACCTTGTTCCCATTCTAGCTCCTAGAATTTTTGGCTCCAATAAATG GACCACTGAGCAACAGCAAAGATTCCATGAAATTTGTAGCAATCTGGTAAAAACTCGACGCAGAGCTGTGGGCTGGTGGAAACGCCTCTTTACactaaaggaagaaaagcctAAAATG taCTTCATGACCATGATCGTTTCTCTTGCTGCGGTTGCTTGGGTGGGACAGCAAGTCCACAACCTGCTGCTCACCTATCTGATAG tgactttCTTACTGTTGCTTCCTGGATTAAACCAGCATGGAATCATTTTGAAGTACATTGGAATGGCCAAAAGGGAGATAAATAAGCttctcaaacaaaaagaaaagaaaaatgaataa
- the RPS15A gene encoding 40S ribosomal protein S15a yields the protein MVRMNVLADALKSINNAEKRGKRQVLIRPCSKVIVRFLTVMMKHGYIGEFEIIDDHRAGKIVVNLTGRLNKCGVISPRFDVQLKDLEKWQNNLLPSRQFGFIVLTTSAGIMDHEEARRKHTGGKILGFFF from the exons ATGGTGCGCATGAATGTCCTGGCAGATGCTCTCAAGAGCATTAACAATGCTGAGAAGAGAGGCAAACGCCAGGTTCTTATTAGGCCGTGCTCCAAAGTCATCGTCCGGTTTCTCACTGTGATGATGAAGCATG GTTACATTGGCGAATTTGAAATCATTGATGATCACAGAGCGGGGAAGATTGTCGTGAACCTCACGGGCAGGTTAAACAAG TGTGGAGTGATCAGCCCCAGATTTGATGTACAACtgaaagatctagaaaaatggcagaataacCTGCTCCCGTCCCGCCAGTTTGG TTTCATTGTACTGACAACCTCAGCTGGCATCATGGACCATGAAGAAGCAAGACGAAAACACACAGGAGGGAAAATCCTGGGATTCTTTTTCTAG